In a single window of the Antedon mediterranea chromosome 1, ecAntMedi1.1, whole genome shotgun sequence genome:
- the LOC140058982 gene encoding delphilin-like isoform X8: MPSRIGAAKKARSVGRASKASSTISRRSQPARFRQPLPMPVNNKHWPESFGFSIGGDAPSYITLVKKGSHAQMAGLQGGDQLVELHNHNVTQMSAEGIKALARQCPNVPPSIVVVSCVRQCDVVRDRNGRYGMTLIGGGPVYVEIVENNSPAFYAGLKTGDMVLEINGTLIKHSDDAKIFVSGGWKLNIKIIPGAGHQSVRQLALRFEGMMGVDRRTRTEGFFKKMDAVFIDEPSKKEALIALLKQYARDKKVDNFGRALAALLDSSNQKQILDDVRVFVPPAQRDRFDLFFSKEAQYVGRSKTVSIDRTGGSFGFMLVGHSPVMIESIDPGGPADRAGLRPGDKIIKVNGLDVRKKTHLHLIQFLKGSGMSPTLQIETGSPSNLPSPSQNQEALYVSSTMSMMSGMSVTSQVSSATGWLSESLHSKATIEDIEELRAGGISRPDFFTSGRTFKEMMDHHLTSREKQLIKKALQEYYRSRNLDGMILSIFPILDTHAKKTIWPYIIQILPDEQQEVCKKKVIYLIDRHAAEAVYGNPNRLFLTNAHPDDNESQIKYSRSPFSRGARYDVAPSQGDVIFHKKEEDEFFQVAQAAFILNNSKSDRRVSRRSIDYKSDDNDSHATISEVEDGAMLLSSRKTDRSYDLSIPPSEAQFSPLHETRVQSNTSSRSVSPNGTLVIDEPQLFSQSEPSSPISSARDANSDNEGSYSLNHSRDFQQFRSHNTNSNNSVSRNKRNRTETDFSKYRKYNTSPQSVDERLDSLIKPDTTSPPRTTINGEYSVNPAMAAAMMNAATNHQNGDIQTNFVETFNNNQDDDDVYVRKKAPVKAPVKAPIPVPPPPPFIPPPPPVPPPPPPTITNGVSTLTVPGMSVKRMNWEKLNHTENTVWSQMREGEDESYLKDVIKHLELDEKFSTISKARVKPSDKSAPRRTGSKVETVINHKKAHNLAILLGHLRMPVNDIKQALIATDTSKFSVAHLQQMKLYAPDESEINQLKGYIGKMSLLSTPDKFALEMSRIGGIENRLDGMLFKANFAERTDELRDCLQLILTASNELRSSRKLAKVLELTLAMGNYMNQGNQRVAGATGFRIKFLSELDTTKTSDNKSTFLHILAKAVETNVPRMVTFGEEIPHTPKAAKISLTNLGDELNEIKTKLQEISENLDDSVDDSNSQDKFKEVMSQFSSEASDTLKQLSATFNKASEEFHKTSQYFGEDPSATDTDQFFGIFASFTTKFAKAHIDNSSGKHQ; encoded by the exons ATGCCTTCAAGAATAGGAGCAGCAAAGAAAGCGCGGTCAGTTGGCCGTGCGTCCAAGGCTTCCAGTACAATTTCACGTCGAAGTCAACCTGCACGTTTCCGACAACCCCTACCAATGCCCGTGAATAACAAACACTGGCCAGAATCTTTTGGTTTCTCTATCGGAGGGGATGCTCCGTCGTATATCACTCTCGTCAAGAAGGGAAGTCATGCGCAAATGGCAGGACTACAGGGAGGGGACCAACTTGTGGAGTTACATAATCATAATGTTACGCAGATGTCGGCAGAAGGTATAAAAGCTCTTGCACGTCAGTGTCCAAACGTACCACCAAGTATTGTTGTCGTGTCATGCGTGCGACAGTGCGACGTTGTCCGAGATCGTAATGGAAGATACGGAATGACTTTGATTGGTGGAGGACCAGTTTATGTTGAAATTGTAGAAAATAACAGTCCCGCATTTTATGCCGGACTTAAAACTGGAGACATGGTACTTGAAATAAATGGTACGTTAATTAAACATTCGGACGATGCTAAGATATTTGTAAGCGGTGGATGGAAACTTAATATAAAGATTATTCCTGGTGCCGGACACCAGTCAGTTCGGCAGTTGGCGCTGCGATTTGAAGGCATGATGGGTGTTGATCGAAGAACAAGAACTGAAGGCTTTTTTAAGAAG ATGGATGCAGTTTTTATAGATGAACCATCAAAGAAAGAGGCTTTGATTGCCTTACTTAAACAATATGCTCGAGATAAAAAAGTAGACAACTTTGGTCGAGCGTTGGCGGCGCTGTTAGACTCAAGTAATCAGAAACAAATTTTGGACGATGTCAG GGTATTTGTGCCACCAGCTCAGAGAGATagatttgatttgttttttagtaAAGAAGCCCAGTATGTTGGTAGAAG TAAAACCGTTTCAATTGATCGGACTGGTGGTTCTTTTGGTTTTATGTTGGTTGGTCACAGCCCTGTCATGATTGAATCTATAGACCCAG GTGGTCCTGCCGATCGAGCTGGTCTTAGACCAGGTGATAAAATTATAAAAGTGAATGGATTAGACGTACGGAAAAAGACGCATCTACACCTCATACAATTTTTAAAGGGGAGTGGAATGAGCCCGACACTTCAGATTGAGACTGGAAGCCCTTCCAACCTTCCTTCTCCTTCTCAAAACCAGGAGGCTC TATATGTGTCGTCCACTATGAGCATGATGAGTGGTATGTCAGTCACCAGTCAGGTGTCATCAGCCACAGGATGGCTATCCGAGAGCCTTCACAGTAAAGCTACAATTGAAGATATTGAGGAGCTTAGGGCTGGTGGGATATCTAGACCTGACTTCTTTACAAGCGGAAGGACATTTAAAGAAATG ATGGATCATCATTTGACATCAAGAGAGAAACAACTTATAAAGAAAGCATTACAAGAATATTACAGATCAAG aaatcttGATGGTATGATTTTGAGTATCTTTCCTATTCTTGATACTCATGCTAAGAAGACAATCTGGCCGTACATCATACAGATATTACCTGATGAGCAACAGGAAGTCTGCAAGAAGAAGGTCATCTATCTGATAGACAGGCATGCTGCAG AAGCTGTATATGGCAATCCAAATCGTTTGTTTCTAACAAATGCGCATCCTGATGATAATGAAAGTCAGATCAAGTATTCACGATCACCATTTTCACGTGGTGCACGATATGATGTGGCGCCCTCTCAAGGTGATGTTATATTTCATAAGAAGGAAGAGGATGAATTCTTCCAAG TTGCGCAGGcagcatttattttgaataacaGTAAAAGTGATCGTAGAGTATCAAGGAGATCAATAGAtt ACAAATCTGATGATAATGACAGTCATGCTACGATATCTGAAG ttgAGGATGGTGCCATGTTACTCAGTAGTAGGAAGACGGACAGATCATATGATTTGAGCATTCCTCCGTCAGAAGCGCAGTTCTCTCCATTGCATGAGACACGTGTACAATCCAACACCAGTTCAAGATCGGTGTCCCCTAATGGCACTTTAG TCATTGATGAACCTCAACTATTTTCTCAATCTGAACCGAGCTCACCGATTTCATCAGCAAGAG ATGCAAATTCTGATAACGAAGGGTCATATTCACTGAACCATAGCAGAGATTTTCAACAATTCCGCAGCCACAACACAAACTCAAACAACTCTGTGTCGCGTAACAAAAGAAACCGGACAGAAACCGATTTCTCCAAGTATCGTAAATACAACACATCGCCACAAAGTGTGGACGAACGGCTGGATAGTTTGATAAAACCGGATACCACAAGTCCGCCAAGAACGACAATCAACGGAGAATACTCAGTCAACCCGGCTATGGCAGCAGCTATGATGAATGCTGCCACCAACCATCAAAATGGGGACATACAAACAAACTTTGTTGAAACATTTAACAATAAtcaggatgatgatgatgtatacGTTCGGAAAAAAGCTCCAGTGAAAGCTCCTGTGAAAGCTCCGATACCtgtaccaccaccaccaccctTCATTCCGCCACCCCCACCAGTTCCCCCTCCTCCTCCCCCAACTATTACAAATGGTGTTTCGACACTTACAGTACCTGGTATGTCTGTAAAACGTATGAATTGGGAAAAACTGAACCATACAGAAAACACAGTTTGGAGTCAG ATGAGAGAAGGGGAAGATGAATCATATTTGAAAGATGTCATCAAACATTTAGAATTAGATGAGAAATTTAGCACCATCAGCAAAGCAagag TTAAACCATCTGATAAAT CAGCTCCAAGGAGGACAGGAAGTAAAGTGGAAACAGTTATCAATCACAAGAAAGCTCATAACTTAG CCATCTTGCTTGGTCATCTCCGAATGCCTGTAAATGATATCAAACAAGCACTTATTGCCACAGATACCAGCAAGTTCTCAGTTGCTCATTTGCAACAAATGAAACTGTATGCTCCTGATGAATCAGAG ataaaTCAACTTAAAGGATATATTGGGAAGATGTCCTTACTCAGCACACCTGATAAGTTTGCACTTGAG ATGAGTCGTATTGGTGGCATTGAAAATCGGTTAGATGGTATGCTTTTTAAAGCAAATTTTGCTGAGAGAACGGATGAGCTTCGTGATTGTTTACAGCTCATCCTTACCGCATCCAACGAGCTGAGATCAAGTCGAAAACTAGCCAAAGTTTTAGAG TTAACGCTTGCTATGGGCAACTACATGAATCAGGGCAACCAACGAGTTGCTGGAGCAACAGGATTCCGTATAAAGTTTTTATCCGAG CTTGATACGACAAAAACAAGCGATAACAAATCAACATTTTTACACATTCTCGCAAAAGCAGTAGAAACTAACGTACCACGAATGGTAACTTTTGGAGAAGAGATTCCGCACACGCCAAAAGCAGCTAAAATAAGTTTGACAAATTTAGGAGATGAACTTAATGAGATAAAAACTAAATTACag
- the LOC140058982 gene encoding delphilin-like isoform X10, with amino-acid sequence MPSRIGAAKKARSVGRASKASSTISRRSQPARFRQPLPMPVNNKHWPESFGFSIGGDAPSYITLVKKGSHAQMAGLQGGDQLVELHNHNVTQMSAEGIKALARQCPNVPPSIVVVSCVRQCDVVRDRNGRYGMTLIGGGPVYVEIVENNSPAFYAGLKTGDMVLEINGTLIKHSDDAKIFVSGGWKLNIKIIPGAGHQSVRQLALRFEGMMGVDRRTRTEGFFKKMDAVFIDEPSKKEALIALLKQYARDKKVDNFGRALAALLDSSNQKQILDDVRVFVPPAQRDRFDLFFSKEAQYVGRSKTVSIDRTGGSFGFMLVGHSPVMIESIDPGGPADRAGLRPGDKIIKVNGLDVRKKTHLHLIQFLKGSGMSPTLQIETGSPSNLPSPSQNQEALYVSSTMSMMSGMSVTSQVSSATGWLSESLHSKATIEDIEELRAGGISRPDFFTSGRTFKEMMDHHLTSREKQLIKKALQEYYRSRNLDGMILSIFPILDTHAKKTIWPYIIQILPDEQQEVCKKKVIYLIDRHAAEAVYGNPNRLFLTNAHPDDNESQIKYSRSPFSRGARYDVAPSQGDVIFHKKEEDEFFQVAQAAFILNNSKSDRRVSRRSIDYKSDDNDSHATISEVEDGAMLLSSRKTDRSYDLSIPPSEAQFSPLHETRVQSNTSSRSVSPNGTLDANSDNEGSYSLNHSRDFQQFRSHNTNSNNSVSRNKRNRTETDFSKYRKYNTSPQSVDERLDSLIKPDTTSPPRTTINGEYSVNPAMAAAMMNAATNHQNGDIQTNFVETFNNNQDDDDVYVRKKAPVKAPVKAPIPVPPPPPFIPPPPPVPPPPPPTITNGVSTLTVPGMSVKRMNWEKLNHTENTVWSQMREGEDESYLKDVIKHLELDEKFSTISKARVKPSDKSAPRRTGSKVETVINHKKAHNLAILLGHLRMPVNDIKQALIATDTSKFSVAHLQQMKLYAPDESEINQLKGYIGKMSLLSTPDKFALEMSRIGGIENRLDGMLFKANFAERTDELRDCLQLILTASNELRSSRKLAKVLELTLAMGNYMNQGNQRVAGATGFRIKFLSELDTTKTSDNKSTFLHILAKAVETNVPRMVTFGEEIPHTPKAAKISLTNLGDELNEIKTKLQEISENLDDSVDDSNSQDKFKEVMSQFSSEASDTLKQLSATFNKASEEFHKTSQYFGEDPSATDTDQFFGIFASFTTKFAKAHIDNSSGKHQ; translated from the exons ATGCCTTCAAGAATAGGAGCAGCAAAGAAAGCGCGGTCAGTTGGCCGTGCGTCCAAGGCTTCCAGTACAATTTCACGTCGAAGTCAACCTGCACGTTTCCGACAACCCCTACCAATGCCCGTGAATAACAAACACTGGCCAGAATCTTTTGGTTTCTCTATCGGAGGGGATGCTCCGTCGTATATCACTCTCGTCAAGAAGGGAAGTCATGCGCAAATGGCAGGACTACAGGGAGGGGACCAACTTGTGGAGTTACATAATCATAATGTTACGCAGATGTCGGCAGAAGGTATAAAAGCTCTTGCACGTCAGTGTCCAAACGTACCACCAAGTATTGTTGTCGTGTCATGCGTGCGACAGTGCGACGTTGTCCGAGATCGTAATGGAAGATACGGAATGACTTTGATTGGTGGAGGACCAGTTTATGTTGAAATTGTAGAAAATAACAGTCCCGCATTTTATGCCGGACTTAAAACTGGAGACATGGTACTTGAAATAAATGGTACGTTAATTAAACATTCGGACGATGCTAAGATATTTGTAAGCGGTGGATGGAAACTTAATATAAAGATTATTCCTGGTGCCGGACACCAGTCAGTTCGGCAGTTGGCGCTGCGATTTGAAGGCATGATGGGTGTTGATCGAAGAACAAGAACTGAAGGCTTTTTTAAGAAG ATGGATGCAGTTTTTATAGATGAACCATCAAAGAAAGAGGCTTTGATTGCCTTACTTAAACAATATGCTCGAGATAAAAAAGTAGACAACTTTGGTCGAGCGTTGGCGGCGCTGTTAGACTCAAGTAATCAGAAACAAATTTTGGACGATGTCAG GGTATTTGTGCCACCAGCTCAGAGAGATagatttgatttgttttttagtaAAGAAGCCCAGTATGTTGGTAGAAG TAAAACCGTTTCAATTGATCGGACTGGTGGTTCTTTTGGTTTTATGTTGGTTGGTCACAGCCCTGTCATGATTGAATCTATAGACCCAG GTGGTCCTGCCGATCGAGCTGGTCTTAGACCAGGTGATAAAATTATAAAAGTGAATGGATTAGACGTACGGAAAAAGACGCATCTACACCTCATACAATTTTTAAAGGGGAGTGGAATGAGCCCGACACTTCAGATTGAGACTGGAAGCCCTTCCAACCTTCCTTCTCCTTCTCAAAACCAGGAGGCTC TATATGTGTCGTCCACTATGAGCATGATGAGTGGTATGTCAGTCACCAGTCAGGTGTCATCAGCCACAGGATGGCTATCCGAGAGCCTTCACAGTAAAGCTACAATTGAAGATATTGAGGAGCTTAGGGCTGGTGGGATATCTAGACCTGACTTCTTTACAAGCGGAAGGACATTTAAAGAAATG ATGGATCATCATTTGACATCAAGAGAGAAACAACTTATAAAGAAAGCATTACAAGAATATTACAGATCAAG aaatcttGATGGTATGATTTTGAGTATCTTTCCTATTCTTGATACTCATGCTAAGAAGACAATCTGGCCGTACATCATACAGATATTACCTGATGAGCAACAGGAAGTCTGCAAGAAGAAGGTCATCTATCTGATAGACAGGCATGCTGCAG AAGCTGTATATGGCAATCCAAATCGTTTGTTTCTAACAAATGCGCATCCTGATGATAATGAAAGTCAGATCAAGTATTCACGATCACCATTTTCACGTGGTGCACGATATGATGTGGCGCCCTCTCAAGGTGATGTTATATTTCATAAGAAGGAAGAGGATGAATTCTTCCAAG TTGCGCAGGcagcatttattttgaataacaGTAAAAGTGATCGTAGAGTATCAAGGAGATCAATAGAtt ACAAATCTGATGATAATGACAGTCATGCTACGATATCTGAAG ttgAGGATGGTGCCATGTTACTCAGTAGTAGGAAGACGGACAGATCATATGATTTGAGCATTCCTCCGTCAGAAGCGCAGTTCTCTCCATTGCATGAGACACGTGTACAATCCAACACCAGTTCAAGATCGGTGTCCCCTAATGGCACTTTAG ATGCAAATTCTGATAACGAAGGGTCATATTCACTGAACCATAGCAGAGATTTTCAACAATTCCGCAGCCACAACACAAACTCAAACAACTCTGTGTCGCGTAACAAAAGAAACCGGACAGAAACCGATTTCTCCAAGTATCGTAAATACAACACATCGCCACAAAGTGTGGACGAACGGCTGGATAGTTTGATAAAACCGGATACCACAAGTCCGCCAAGAACGACAATCAACGGAGAATACTCAGTCAACCCGGCTATGGCAGCAGCTATGATGAATGCTGCCACCAACCATCAAAATGGGGACATACAAACAAACTTTGTTGAAACATTTAACAATAAtcaggatgatgatgatgtatacGTTCGGAAAAAAGCTCCAGTGAAAGCTCCTGTGAAAGCTCCGATACCtgtaccaccaccaccaccctTCATTCCGCCACCCCCACCAGTTCCCCCTCCTCCTCCCCCAACTATTACAAATGGTGTTTCGACACTTACAGTACCTGGTATGTCTGTAAAACGTATGAATTGGGAAAAACTGAACCATACAGAAAACACAGTTTGGAGTCAG ATGAGAGAAGGGGAAGATGAATCATATTTGAAAGATGTCATCAAACATTTAGAATTAGATGAGAAATTTAGCACCATCAGCAAAGCAagag TTAAACCATCTGATAAAT CAGCTCCAAGGAGGACAGGAAGTAAAGTGGAAACAGTTATCAATCACAAGAAAGCTCATAACTTAG CCATCTTGCTTGGTCATCTCCGAATGCCTGTAAATGATATCAAACAAGCACTTATTGCCACAGATACCAGCAAGTTCTCAGTTGCTCATTTGCAACAAATGAAACTGTATGCTCCTGATGAATCAGAG ataaaTCAACTTAAAGGATATATTGGGAAGATGTCCTTACTCAGCACACCTGATAAGTTTGCACTTGAG ATGAGTCGTATTGGTGGCATTGAAAATCGGTTAGATGGTATGCTTTTTAAAGCAAATTTTGCTGAGAGAACGGATGAGCTTCGTGATTGTTTACAGCTCATCCTTACCGCATCCAACGAGCTGAGATCAAGTCGAAAACTAGCCAAAGTTTTAGAG TTAACGCTTGCTATGGGCAACTACATGAATCAGGGCAACCAACGAGTTGCTGGAGCAACAGGATTCCGTATAAAGTTTTTATCCGAG CTTGATACGACAAAAACAAGCGATAACAAATCAACATTTTTACACATTCTCGCAAAAGCAGTAGAAACTAACGTACCACGAATGGTAACTTTTGGAGAAGAGATTCCGCACACGCCAAAAGCAGCTAAAATAAGTTTGACAAATTTAGGAGATGAACTTAATGAGATAAAAACTAAATTACag
- the LOC140058982 gene encoding delphilin-like isoform X1 — protein MPSRIGAAKKARSVGRASKASSTISRRSQPARFRQPLPMPVNNKHWPESFGFSIGGDAPSYITLVKKGSHAQMAGLQGGDQLVELHNHNVTQMSAEGIKALARQCPNVPPSIVVVSCVRQCDVVRDRNGRYGMTLIGGGPVYVEIVENNSPAFYAGLKTGDMVLEINGTLIKHSDDAKIFVSGGWKLNIKIIPGAGHQSVRQLALRFEGMMGVDRRTRTEGFFKKMDAVFIDEPSKKEALIALLKQYARDKKVDNFGRALAALLDSSNQKQILDDVRVFVPPAQRDRFDLFFSKEAQYVGRSKTVSIDRTGGSFGFMLVGHSPVMIESIDPGGPADRAGLRPGDKIIKVNGLDVRKKTHLHLIQFLKGSGMSPTLQIETGSPSNLPSPSQNQEALYVSSTMSMMSGMSVTSQVSSATGWLSESLHSKATIEDIEELRAGGISRPDFFTSGRTFKEMMDHHLTSREKQLIKKALQEYYRSRNLDGMILSIFPILDTHAKKTIWPYIIQILPDEQQEVCKKKVIYLIDRHAAEAVYGNPNRLFLTNAHPDDNESQIKYSRSPFSRGARYDVAPSQGDVIFHKKEEDEFFQVAQAAFILNNSKSDRRVSRRSIDYKSDDNDSHATISEVEDGAMLLSSRKTDRSYDLSIPPSEAQFSPLHETRVQSNTSSRSVSPNGTLVNENDDDDDDFTSPEPEVFIPGIHSPSPLSFDSDMFEPPESTSIETTNTSNSQISPQEDYGDDDPVLTPPSGGSSRLYTRKTAHATYTTINDMYPPERRIKKRHGSYTVNRPDANSDNEGSYSLNHSRDFQQFRSHNTNSNNSVSRNKRNRTETDFSKYRKYNTSPQSVDERLDSLIKPDTTSPPRTTINGEYSVNPAMAAAMMNAATNHQNGDIQTNFVETFNNNQDDDDVYVRKKAPVKAPVKAPIPVPPPPPFIPPPPPVPPPPPPTITNGVSTLTVPGMSVKRMNWEKLNHTENTVWSQMREGEDESYLKDVIKHLELDEKFSTISKARVKPSDKSAPRRTGSKVETVINHKKAHNLAILLGHLRMPVNDIKQALIATDTSKFSVAHLQQMKLYAPDESEINQLKGYIGKMSLLSTPDKFALEMSRIGGIENRLDGMLFKANFAERTDELRDCLQLILTASNELRSSRKLAKVLELTLAMGNYMNQGNQRVAGATGFRIKFLSELDTTKTSDNKSTFLHILAKAVETNVPRMVTFGEEIPHTPKAAKISLTNLGDELNEIKTKLQEISENLDDSVDDSNSQDKFKEVMSQFSSEASDTLKQLSATFNKASEEFHKTSQYFGEDPSATDTDQFFGIFASFTTKFAKAHIDNSSGKHQ, from the exons ATGCCTTCAAGAATAGGAGCAGCAAAGAAAGCGCGGTCAGTTGGCCGTGCGTCCAAGGCTTCCAGTACAATTTCACGTCGAAGTCAACCTGCACGTTTCCGACAACCCCTACCAATGCCCGTGAATAACAAACACTGGCCAGAATCTTTTGGTTTCTCTATCGGAGGGGATGCTCCGTCGTATATCACTCTCGTCAAGAAGGGAAGTCATGCGCAAATGGCAGGACTACAGGGAGGGGACCAACTTGTGGAGTTACATAATCATAATGTTACGCAGATGTCGGCAGAAGGTATAAAAGCTCTTGCACGTCAGTGTCCAAACGTACCACCAAGTATTGTTGTCGTGTCATGCGTGCGACAGTGCGACGTTGTCCGAGATCGTAATGGAAGATACGGAATGACTTTGATTGGTGGAGGACCAGTTTATGTTGAAATTGTAGAAAATAACAGTCCCGCATTTTATGCCGGACTTAAAACTGGAGACATGGTACTTGAAATAAATGGTACGTTAATTAAACATTCGGACGATGCTAAGATATTTGTAAGCGGTGGATGGAAACTTAATATAAAGATTATTCCTGGTGCCGGACACCAGTCAGTTCGGCAGTTGGCGCTGCGATTTGAAGGCATGATGGGTGTTGATCGAAGAACAAGAACTGAAGGCTTTTTTAAGAAG ATGGATGCAGTTTTTATAGATGAACCATCAAAGAAAGAGGCTTTGATTGCCTTACTTAAACAATATGCTCGAGATAAAAAAGTAGACAACTTTGGTCGAGCGTTGGCGGCGCTGTTAGACTCAAGTAATCAGAAACAAATTTTGGACGATGTCAG GGTATTTGTGCCACCAGCTCAGAGAGATagatttgatttgttttttagtaAAGAAGCCCAGTATGTTGGTAGAAG TAAAACCGTTTCAATTGATCGGACTGGTGGTTCTTTTGGTTTTATGTTGGTTGGTCACAGCCCTGTCATGATTGAATCTATAGACCCAG GTGGTCCTGCCGATCGAGCTGGTCTTAGACCAGGTGATAAAATTATAAAAGTGAATGGATTAGACGTACGGAAAAAGACGCATCTACACCTCATACAATTTTTAAAGGGGAGTGGAATGAGCCCGACACTTCAGATTGAGACTGGAAGCCCTTCCAACCTTCCTTCTCCTTCTCAAAACCAGGAGGCTC TATATGTGTCGTCCACTATGAGCATGATGAGTGGTATGTCAGTCACCAGTCAGGTGTCATCAGCCACAGGATGGCTATCCGAGAGCCTTCACAGTAAAGCTACAATTGAAGATATTGAGGAGCTTAGGGCTGGTGGGATATCTAGACCTGACTTCTTTACAAGCGGAAGGACATTTAAAGAAATG ATGGATCATCATTTGACATCAAGAGAGAAACAACTTATAAAGAAAGCATTACAAGAATATTACAGATCAAG aaatcttGATGGTATGATTTTGAGTATCTTTCCTATTCTTGATACTCATGCTAAGAAGACAATCTGGCCGTACATCATACAGATATTACCTGATGAGCAACAGGAAGTCTGCAAGAAGAAGGTCATCTATCTGATAGACAGGCATGCTGCAG AAGCTGTATATGGCAATCCAAATCGTTTGTTTCTAACAAATGCGCATCCTGATGATAATGAAAGTCAGATCAAGTATTCACGATCACCATTTTCACGTGGTGCACGATATGATGTGGCGCCCTCTCAAGGTGATGTTATATTTCATAAGAAGGAAGAGGATGAATTCTTCCAAG TTGCGCAGGcagcatttattttgaataacaGTAAAAGTGATCGTAGAGTATCAAGGAGATCAATAGAtt ACAAATCTGATGATAATGACAGTCATGCTACGATATCTGAAG ttgAGGATGGTGCCATGTTACTCAGTAGTAGGAAGACGGACAGATCATATGATTTGAGCATTCCTCCGTCAGAAGCGCAGTTCTCTCCATTGCATGAGACACGTGTACAATCCAACACCAGTTCAAGATCGGTGTCCCCTAATGGCACTTTAG TTAAcgagaatgatgatgatgatgacgatttCACGAGTCCAGAACCAGAAGTGTTTATCCCGGGAATTCATAGTCCATCACCTTTGAGCTTCGATTCAGACATGTTTGAGCCCCCGGAAAGCACATCCATCGAAACGACAAACACATCAAATTCTCAAATATCCCCTCAGGAAG ATTATGGCGATGACGACCCTGTTTTAACACCGCCCTCTGGAGGTAGTAGTCGTTTGTATACTCGTAAAACAGCACATGCTACGTACACTACCATTAATGACATGTACCCTCCCGAAAGGCGTATAAAGAAGAGGCATGGTAGTTACACGGTCAATCGTCCAG ATGCAAATTCTGATAACGAAGGGTCATATTCACTGAACCATAGCAGAGATTTTCAACAATTCCGCAGCCACAACACAAACTCAAACAACTCTGTGTCGCGTAACAAAAGAAACCGGACAGAAACCGATTTCTCCAAGTATCGTAAATACAACACATCGCCACAAAGTGTGGACGAACGGCTGGATAGTTTGATAAAACCGGATACCACAAGTCCGCCAAGAACGACAATCAACGGAGAATACTCAGTCAACCCGGCTATGGCAGCAGCTATGATGAATGCTGCCACCAACCATCAAAATGGGGACATACAAACAAACTTTGTTGAAACATTTAACAATAAtcaggatgatgatgatgtatacGTTCGGAAAAAAGCTCCAGTGAAAGCTCCTGTGAAAGCTCCGATACCtgtaccaccaccaccaccctTCATTCCGCCACCCCCACCAGTTCCCCCTCCTCCTCCCCCAACTATTACAAATGGTGTTTCGACACTTACAGTACCTGGTATGTCTGTAAAACGTATGAATTGGGAAAAACTGAACCATACAGAAAACACAGTTTGGAGTCAG ATGAGAGAAGGGGAAGATGAATCATATTTGAAAGATGTCATCAAACATTTAGAATTAGATGAGAAATTTAGCACCATCAGCAAAGCAagag TTAAACCATCTGATAAAT CAGCTCCAAGGAGGACAGGAAGTAAAGTGGAAACAGTTATCAATCACAAGAAAGCTCATAACTTAG CCATCTTGCTTGGTCATCTCCGAATGCCTGTAAATGATATCAAACAAGCACTTATTGCCACAGATACCAGCAAGTTCTCAGTTGCTCATTTGCAACAAATGAAACTGTATGCTCCTGATGAATCAGAG ataaaTCAACTTAAAGGATATATTGGGAAGATGTCCTTACTCAGCACACCTGATAAGTTTGCACTTGAG ATGAGTCGTATTGGTGGCATTGAAAATCGGTTAGATGGTATGCTTTTTAAAGCAAATTTTGCTGAGAGAACGGATGAGCTTCGTGATTGTTTACAGCTCATCCTTACCGCATCCAACGAGCTGAGATCAAGTCGAAAACTAGCCAAAGTTTTAGAG TTAACGCTTGCTATGGGCAACTACATGAATCAGGGCAACCAACGAGTTGCTGGAGCAACAGGATTCCGTATAAAGTTTTTATCCGAG CTTGATACGACAAAAACAAGCGATAACAAATCAACATTTTTACACATTCTCGCAAAAGCAGTAGAAACTAACGTACCACGAATGGTAACTTTTGGAGAAGAGATTCCGCACACGCCAAAAGCAGCTAAAATAAGTTTGACAAATTTAGGAGATGAACTTAATGAGATAAAAACTAAATTACag